The genomic region TCCTCGGCACGGCCGGGGCCATGACGGCCAAGACCGGCGCCCGGCTGCTCGGGGCGGCCGAGTCGGCGGGGCTGGTCTCGCGCATCGCCCGCATCGAGGAGCTGGTGGGCGTGCTCGGGCTGGCGGCGGTGGCGGCCTACTTCCGGCCGCAGGCCGGCGGGTGGCAGCTGCCGGGGACGGCCTGGCTGCTGCTGACGGTGGGGCTCGGCGCGGCCGCCGGCCTCCTCATGTACGCCATGCTCTCGACCGCGCGGAGCCGGCCGGAGCTGGTGGTGCTCACGCTCGGCTCGGTGAGCTTCGCCGCCGGCGTGGCCGGCTGCCTGCGCCTCTCGCCCATCGGCGTCACCTTCCTCGCCGGCGCGCTGCTCGCGAACTTCCCGGGCGTCCACCGGGCGGCGCTCGGGGCCGCGCTGCGGCGGCTGGAGCGGCCGGTCTACCTGCTCTCGCTCTTCGCCATCGGCGCGCTCTGGGACCCGTCCGACTGGCGGGGCTGGGTGGTCATGCCGGTGTTCATGGCGGCGCGCCTCATCGGCAAGCGGCTCGGGGCCAACGCCGCCGCGGCGTGGGGCGGGCTTCGGCTCGGTCCCCGCGAGCGCGAGGCGCTCGCGGTCGCGCCCATGGGGCCGCTCGCCATCGCCATCGTGGTGAACGCCCACCTGCTCTACCCGGACCTCGCGAGCTCGCTCATCGCCCCGGCGGTGGTGGGCGGCGGGATCCTGACCGAGGTGGTGGTGCAGCTCGTCACGCGCGGCAAGCTCTCGACGATGGAGCGGGAGGCGGGCGCGGTCGGGCGGATCGCGGCGCCGCGCCCCGCCGCGTCCGCGGCCGGCTCGCGCGAGGCGATCGGATGAACGCGCTCCTGCTGGTGGCCCTGGGCGGGCTCATGCACGCCGCCCGCTCCTTCGGACCGGCGGGGCCCGAGGGCGGCGCGAGCACGCTCCTCGCCTTCGGGTACGTGCTCGTCACCGCGTTCTTCGCCGGCCGGCTCTTCGGCCAGCTCCGGCTGCCCCGGCTCACCGGGTACATCGTGGCCGGGGTGGTCGCCGGCCCCATGGGGCTCGGCCTGCTCTCCCGCGAGATGGTGGGGAGCCTCGACGTCGTCAACGGGATCGCGGTGTCGATGATCGCGCTCACCGCGGGCAGCGAGCTCGAGCTGCGGGCCATCCGCCCGCTGCTGCGGTCGATCCGCTGGATCGCGCTGCTCGGCGTGCTCGGCACGGCGGCGCTGCTCTCGGCCGCGGTCTGGCTCCTGCGGTCGCTGCTGCCGTTCATGGCCCACCTCGCGCCGGCGCAGGCCGCCGCGGTCTCCCTGGTGCTCGGGGTGGTGACGGTGGCCCAGTCGCCCGCGGTGGTGGTGGCGCTGCGCGACGAGCTGCGCGCCGACGGCCCGGTGGCGCGCACCGCGCTCGGGGTGGTGGTCCTCGCCGACCTGATGGTGATCGTCCTCTTCGCCGTCACCTCGACCGTCGCCAAGGCCACCTTCGGCGCCGGCGCCGACGCGGCGCACACCGCGGCGACCCTGGCCTGGGAGATCCTGGGCTCGCTCGGCGCGGGCGCGCTGGTGGGGGTGGTGCTCGCGACCTACCTGCGCAAGGTGGCCGGGGGCGCCCCGCTCTTCGTGTTCCTCACCACGGTGGTGGTCTCCGAGATCGGGCGGCGGCTCCACTTCGATCCCTTGCTGGTGGCGCTCGCCGCCGGGATGCTGGTGCGCAACGCCACCCAGGTGGCCGAGGTCCTCCACCGGGAGCTCCAGCCGTCGTCGCTCCCGGTCTCGATCGTCTTCTTCGCCGTGGCCGGCGCCAGCCTGCACCTCGACGTGCTCGCCACCGCCTGGGTGCCGGCCGGGGTGATCGTGCTCGTCCGCGCGGCCGGGCTGCTCTCCGGGGCCCGCGCCGGCGCCCGCCTCGCCCGCGCCCCGGCGACGGTGGTGAGGTACGCCGGCTTCGGGCTGCTGCCCCAGGCCGGGCTCGCGCTCGCGCTCTCCACCCTGTTCGCGAAGACCTTCCCCGAGTTCGGCGCGGCCGCGAGCGCCCTCACCCTCGGGGTGGTGGCGCTGAACGAGCTGCTCGCGCCCGCGGTCTACCGCGCCGCCCTGGTCCGCGCCGGCGAGGCGGGGCAGGGCGAGTCGCCGGCTCCGGCGGCGGAGGCTCCGGCGCTGGAGCTGCTCCGGCACTGAGGACCGGCCGGACCGCGTCGCCGGGGCGATCGAGGCGCGCCCGAGGCGCCCTCACCGCTCCCCGTTCAGCTTGCGCCAGAGCGTGGAGCGCCCGATCCCGAGCCGCCGCGCCGCCTCGGCCTGGTTGCCGCCGCACTCGGCCACGGTGCGGCGGATGAGGCTCCGCTCCTGCTCCTCGCGCGCGCGCCGCAGGTCCACCGGGGGGGCCGGCGCCGCCGGGGTCGCGGCGGCCGCGGTCGCGAGCGCCGGCGAGGGCGCCGCCGCGCCGTGGAGCTCGGGCAGCACCGCCCGCAGCTCCTCCTCGTTGACCCGCGCCGAGGGGTCGCGATCGGCGAAGAGCACCGCCACCCGCTCCACCACGTTCTCGAGCTCGCGCACGTTGCCCGGCCAGGCGTGGCGGCCGAGGAGCGGGAGCAGCAGCGAGAGCGCCCGCGGCTGCGCCGCCGGCACCCCGTGGCGCAGGAGCGCCCGGGTGAGCAGCTCGCCCGCGATGGCGGCCGCGTCGTCGCCCCGCTCGCGCAAGGGCGGCAGGTGCAGCGGCAGGATGGCGAGCCGGTAGTAGAGGTCGCCGCGGAACTGCCCGGCCTCGACCGCGCGCGGGAGGTCCCGGTGGGTGGCGGCGATCACCCGCACGTCGATGGGGGTGGGCTCGTTGCCGCCCAGCCGGAGCACCTGCCGTTCCTGAAGGACGCGCAGGAGCCGCGTCTGGAGCGTGAGCGGCACGTCGCCCACCTCGTCGAGGAAGAGGGTGCCGCGGTGGGCCGACTCGAAGAGGCCCGGCCGCCCGCCCCGCCGCGCGCCGGTGAACGCGCCCTCCTCGTGCCCGAACAGCTCGCCCTCGAGCAGCGTCTCCGGGAAGGCGGCGCAGTTGATGGCCACGAAGGGGTGATCGCGGCGGGTGCTGGCGTTGTGGATCCCCTGCGCCACCACCTCCTTGCCGGTGCCGCTCTCGCCGGTGATGAGCACGGTCGCGTCGGTGCGGGCGTAGCGGGCGGCGAGGGCGCGCACCCGCGCGATGGCCGGCGAGCCGCCCACCAGCCCGTCGAGCCGGTGCCGCGCCACGAAGCGGCTCGGACGGTGCTGGGCGCGCACGGTGCGGTCGAGCCGCTGCACCGAGGTGGCGTCCTGGCAGGTGAGCACCGCGCCCGAGAGCTGGCCGCGCTCCCGCAGCGGCCGCCGGTGCACCACCAGCGTGCGCGCGCCGAGCCGCGCGACGCCGTCGAGCTCGGCGGCGCCGGTCTCGAGCACGCGGGTCGCGCCGAGCGCCGGCGCCACCTCGGAGAGCCGCTGCCCCTCGAGCTCGCGCGCGCTCCGGTCGAGGAGCCGCTCCATGGCCGGGTTGAGCGCCCGGATCCGCTCGTCGAGGTCCACCGCCAGCACCGCCTCCTCGAGGTGGGCCAGGATGGCCTGGAGCCGCTCGCGCTTCAGCTCCTCGGCCCGGGCGATGCGGGCGATCTCGACGGCGCGGGAGATCGCCTCGGCGACCGAGTCCTGCGAGTAGAGCAGCACCGCCTGGAGCCCGGCGCGCTCGGCGAGGTCGCAGACCGGCCCGGTGCCGACCACCACCTCGAAGCCGCGCGCCGCGAGGTCGGCCACCGCGGCCCGCGCCTCCTCGAGCGTGAGGTAGGGGCGCTGCTCGAGCTCGAGGCCGGTGAGGAACTGGCGGGCCTGGTCGAGCCCCGGCACCACCTTGCGGAAGTTCACCACCCCCACGCGCGGCGAGAGCCGCCGGGCCCGCGCCAGCGCCTCGAGGGCGTCGAGGGTGGTGGCGCGCACGAAGGAGACCGGCACGGCGGCGTGGTCGCGCAGGTAGGCGGCGTTGGCGCCGGCGGCGATGAAGGCGTCCACCTCCTCGCCCGACTCGGTGAGCTCGCGCGCGGTGGCGAGCGCCTCCTCGAAGCCGGAGTGGAAGACGCGGACGTCGGCGCGGTCGGCGTAGGTGGGGGCGACGCTCTCGAAGACGTGGCGCAGCCGGCTCGTGCTGAAGGCCCAGACGATGGGCTTGCGGTCGAGGTCCTGGCGCATCGCTCCTCCGTGTTCCGGGTTCGGGAAAGCCACCTGTTCCAATAATGGAACGGATCGTTCCGCGTCTGGAAGTTCCGGGCGGGTCGATTTTGAGGTCAGTCTTGAAAATCAGCGGAAACACGGCCGCTTGCCGCGGCGCGTCCGACGGGTGTGCCCCTGGCCCGGCCGTTGCTCTCCTGGAGCAGCGGCGATGGACCTCGACCTCTCCCCGGAGCAGAAGGCGATCCAGGCGGCGGCGCGCGAGCTGGCCCAGGCCGAGCTCGAGCCGGTCGCCGGCCTCCTCGACCGCGAGTTCGACCGGCGCACCTTCGTCGGCAACCTGGGGAAGCTCGCCGCCCAGGGCTTCATGGGGATGAACGTGCGCCGCCGCTACGGCGGGGCCGAGGCCGGCACCGTGGCGCTCTCCCTCGTGCTGACCGAGCTCGGCCGCGCCTGCGCCGCCACCGCCGCCAGCGTCTCGGTCACCAACATGGTCGCCGAGGTGATCCAGGCGGTCGGGTCGGAGGAGCAGAAGGCGACCTACCTCCCGCGCATCAGCTCCGGCGAGTACCCGGCGGCGAGCTTCGCGCTCACCGAGGCCGGCGCCGGCTCCGATCCCGCCGGGATGGTCACCCAGGCGGTGGCCGACGGCGACGCCTTCGTCCTCGACGGCGAGAAGCGGTTCATCACCAACGCCCCCTACGCCGGCGTCTTCGTGGTCTGGGCGGTGACCGACCGCGCCGCGCCGAAGGGGAAGGGGATCAGCTGCTTCCTGGTCGAGGCCGGCACCCGCGGCCTCGTCGTCGGCCGGCAGGAGGACAAGATGGGGCAGCGGGCCTCCGCCACCAACGAGGTCCGGCTCGAGCGCTGCCGCGTCCCGCGCGGCGCGCTCCTGGGGCGGCTCAACGACGGCTTCCGCGTGGCGGTGGCCGAGCTCGCCGGCGGCCGCATCGGCGTGGGGTCGCTGGCGCTCGGGATCGGGCTCGCCGCGATGGACTACGCCACCCGGTATGCGTCGGAGCGTGTGCAGTTCGGCGAGCCCGTCACCACGTTCGAGGGCGTGCAGTGGATGCTCGCCGACGCCTACACCGAGCTCGAGGCGGCGCGGCTCCTCCTCGCGAGCGCGGCCTTCCAGAAGGAGCGCGGCCGGCCCTACGCCAAGGCGGCGTCGATGGCCAAGCTCTTCGCCACCGAGGCGGCCGAGCGGGCCTGCCGCTCCGCGGTGCAGCTCATGGGCGGCCAGGGCTACCTGCGCGATCACCCGGTGGAGCGCTACGCCCGCGACGTGCGCGTCACCTCCATCTACGAGGGCACCAACGAGATCCAGCGCCTCATCGTGGCGCGCGAGATCCTGAAGGAGCTGGTGCGCCCGTGACCGAAGCGAAAGGACGGAGCCTGTCGATGAGACCCTTCTCCAAGGTGGCGGTGCTCGGCTCGGGTGTGATGGGGGGCGGGATCGCCGCCCACCTCGCCAACGCCGGGGCGCGGGTGCTCCTGCTCGACCTCACCGCCGCGCAGGCCCAGGCCGGGCTCGACGCCGCGAAGGCGGCGAAGCCGGCCGCCTTCTTCACCGGGGCCGAGGCGGCGCTCGTGGAGGTGGGCGGGTTCGACGAGGACCTCCCGCGCCTCGCCGGGTGCGACTGGGTGATCGAGGTGGTGCTCGAGGACCTCTCGGTGAAGCAGAGGCTCTTCGAGCGGGTGGCGCCCCACCTCTCCGCGGACGCGGTGCTCTCGAGCAACACCAGCGGCCTCTCGGTGGAGGCGATGGCCCGGGCGCTCCCCGCCGACCTGCGCCGCCGCTTCCTCGTGACCCACTTCTTCAACCCGCCGCGGTACCTGCGGCTCGTCGAGGTGGTGCCCTGCGCCGACACCGACCCCGAGGTGGTCGCGCGGGTGGAGGCGTTCCTCGAGCGGCGGCTCGGCAAGGGGGTGGTCCGGGCCAAGGACACGCCCAACTTCGTCGCCAACCGGATCGGCGTCTTCGCGCTCTGCAACGTGGTGAAGCACGTGCTGGAGCTTGGGCTCACCGTGGAGGAGGCCGACGCCGCCGCCGGTCCGGCCACCGCCCGGCCCCGCAGCGCCGCCTTCCGCACCGCCGACCTGGTCGGGCTCGACACCCTCCTGCACGTCGCCGACAACTCCCACGCCGTGCTCCAGCAGGACGAGGAGCGCGAGGTCTTCCGGCTGCCCGACTTCCTGCGCGAGATGGTGAAGCAGGGGCTCCGCGGCAACAAGTCGAAGGCCGGGTTCTACAAGAAGGAGAAGGGCGAGGGCGGCGCCACCACGGAGCGCTACTTCGACTTCCGCGCCGGCCGGTACGAGCCGGTGAGGCGGCCGCGCTTCGCCTCGGTGGAAGCGACGAAGGGGATCGACGACCCGGCCGCGCGGCTCCGGGCGGTGCTCGCCGGCGACGACCCGGCGGCGGAGCTCGCCTGGCGCAACCTGCGCGACACGCTCCTCTACGCCTTCCGGCGCGTGCCGGAGATCGCCGACGACGTCTCGGCGGTGGACCGGGCCATGCGCTGGGGCTTCAACTGGGAGCTCGGCCCGTTCGAGATGCTCGACGCCATCGGCGTGGCGCGCTTCCGCGAGCGGGCCCGCAAGGACGGGAGCGCCATCCCGGCGCGGCTCGACGAGGTGGAGCGCTTCTACCGGGTCGAGGGCGGCCGGCGCGAGGTGCTCGACCTCGCCACCGGCGCCTTCCGCGAGGTCCCGCGGCCGGAGGGGCGGATCGACCTCGCCCTCGTGAAGGCGGGCGGCGTGGTGGAGCGGAACCCCGGCGCCTCGGTGCTCGACCTCGGGGACGGCGTCTTCGGCCTCGAGTTCCACTCGAAGATGAACGCCATCGGGAACGACACGCTCGCCATGGTCCACAAGGCGCTCGCGCGCGCCGAGCGGGAGGGGCAGGCGCTCGTCATCGCCAACCAGGGCGCGGCCTTCTCGGCCGGCGCGAACCTGGCGCTGCTCGCCATGGCCATCGTGGAGGGGGAGTGGGACGAGATCGCCCTCACCGTGCAGCGGTTCCAGCGGGCCACGATGGCGCTCGCGCTGGCGCAGGTGCCGGTGGTGGCGGCGCCGCACCAGCTCGCCCTCGGCGGCGGCTGCGAGGTCTGCCTCCACGCCACGGCGATGAACCCGCACTCCGAGACGTACATGGGGCTCGTGGAGGTGGGGGTGGGGCTGCTCCCGGCCGGCGGCGGCACGAAGGAGCTGGCGCTGCGGGCCATCCGGCTCGCCGAGCAGTGGGAGACCGACGTGTCCCCCTTCCTCTTCAAGAGCTTCAAGCAGATCGCGACCGCCCGCGTGAGCACCTCCGCCGCCGAGCTGCGCGACATGGGCTACCTCCGCCCCGGCGACGCCGTCACCATGAACGCCGACGACCTCGTCGCCGACGCGAAGCGGAAGGCGCTGGCGCTCGCGGCGAACTTCCGCCCGCGCGCCCTCGCGACCGGGCTCGCCGCGCCGGGCCGGGGCGTGGCCGCGAGCCTCGCCTCCCAGCTCTGGAACCTGCGGATGGGCGGCTTCATCACCGCGTACGAGGAGCACCTCGGGAAGACCATCGCCCGGGTCATCACCGGCGGCGACGTGCCGGCCGGCACCCCCATCACCGAGGAGTGGCTGCTGGAGCAGGAGCGCGAGGCCTTCGTCTCGCTCTGCGGCGAGAAGCGCACGCTGGAGCGGATCCAGCACATGCTCAAGAAGGGCAAGCCGCTCCGCAACTAGCCCGCCGGAACGCACGGAGACTCGACGATGAAGAGCGCCTACGTCCTCGCCGCCTGCCGCACCCCGGGCACGAAAGCCAAGAAGGGGAAGCTGCGCCACGTGCGCCCCGACGACCTCGCCGCCGCGGCCGTGAAGGCGGTGATGGAGCGGGCCGGGGTGGACCCCCTCGAGATCGACGACGTCATCCTCGGCTGCGCCTTCCCGGAGGGCGAGCAGGGGATGAACCTGGCCCGGGTGGCGGCGCTCCGGGCCGGGCTGCCGTACCAGGTGCCGGCCCAGACCGTGAACCGGTTCTGCTCCTCCGGGCTGCAGTCGATCGCCAGCGCCGCCGAGCGGATCATGGCCGGCTTCGCCGACTGCATCGTCGCCGGCGGGGCGGAGAGCATGAGCCTCGTCCCCATGGGCGGCAACAAGTTCAGCGCCAACCCGGCGCTGGTGGCGAGCTGGCCGGAGTCGTTCGCGGCGATGGGGATCACCGCCGAGCTGGTGGCCGAGCGGCACGGGGTGTCGCGCCAGGACCAGGACGCCTTCGCCGCCGAGAGCCACCGGCGCGCCGCGGCGGCGCAGGCGAGCGGCGCCTTCGGCGACGAGCTCGTGCCGGTCGAGGCGGAGTCGGCGGCGGTGGTGGGCGGCAAGCTCGAGCGCGCGGTGGAGCGGGTCGAGGCCGACGACGGCGTCCGGCCCGACACCACGCCCGAGGGGCTCGCGAAGCTCAAGCCGGCGTTCAAGGTGGACGGCACGGTGACGGCCGGCAACGCGTCGCAGATGACCGACGGGGCCGCGGCGGTGCTGGTGGTCTCGGAGGACTTCCTGCGCCGCACCGGGCGCGAGCCGCTGGCGCGCTTCCTCTCCTTCGCGGTGAAGGGCGTGCCGCCGGAGGTGATGGGGATCGGACCGGTGGAGGCGATCCCGGCGGCGCTGCGGCTGGCGGGGGTCTCGCAGGACGCGCTCGGGCGGATCGAGCTCAACGAGGCGTTCGCGGCCCAGGCGCTCGCCTGCGTGCGGGCGCTCGGTCTCGACCCGGCCAGGGTGAACCCGTCGGGCGGCGCCATCGCCCTGGGCCACCCGCTCGGCTGCACCGGGGCGAAGCTCACGGCGACGCTGCTGCACGGGATGCGCCGGGCCGGCGAGCGGTACGGGATGGTGTCGATGTGCATCGGCGGCGGCATGGGCGCGGCCGCCGTCTTCGAGAGGGCGTGAACCATGGCGGACGTGGCGAAGGTCGAGCAGGTGGAGCAGGGAGCGAAGCGCGCGGCGGACCCGAGGCGGCCGGGCGGCGGCGAGTACCTCATCGCCGACGCGGCCCCGGCGGACGTCTTCACGCCGGAGGACTTCACCGAGGAGCAGCGGGCCATCGGCGACACCGCCGAGGGGTTCGTGCAGGACTCGATCTGGCCGCGCGCCGAGGAGATGGAGAAGCAGCACTTCGAGGTGGCGGTCGCGCTCATGAAGCAGTGCGGCGAGCTCGGGCTCCTCGCCATCGACGTGCCGGAGGCCTTCGGCGGCCTCGAGCTCGACAAGGCGACGAGCATGCTCGCGGCCGAGCGGATCGCCCCGGCCGGCTCCTTCTCGGTGACCTGGTCGGCCCACACCGGCATCGCCACCCTGCCGCTCGTCTACTACGGCACCGAGGCGCAGAAGGCGAAGTACCTCACGAAGCTCGCGAGCGGCGAGTGGATCGGCGCCTACTGCCTCACCGAGCCCGGCTCGGGCAGCGACGCGCTCGGCGCGCGCACCACCGCGAAGCTCTCGGCCGACGGGACGCACTACGTCCTCGAGGGCACGAAGCAGTTCATCACCAACGGCAGCTTCGCCGACCTCTTCACCGTCTTCGCGAAGGTGGACGGCGAGCACTTCACCGCCTTCCTGGTGGAGCGCGGCTTCCCCGGCGTGACCGTCGGGGCCGAGGAGAAGAAGCTCGGCATCAAGGGCTCCTCCACGACCCAGATCATCCTCGAGGGGGCCCGGGTGCCGGTCGAGAACGTCCTCGGCGAGATCGGCAAGGGGCACAAGATCGCCTTCAACGTGCTCAACGTGGGCCGGTTCAAGCTGGGCGCCGCGGTGACCGGCGCCGCCAAGCACGCCCTCGGCGAGGGGGCGAGGTACGCCAACCTGCGCAAGCAGTTCGACACGCCCATCGCGCGGTTCGGCGCCATCCGGCAGAAGCTGGCCGAGGGGGCGGCCTCGATCTTCGCCTCCGAGTCGGTGGTCTACCGGCTGGCGGGGCTCCTCGACCGGCGGCTCGCCGCCATCCCCAGGGACGCGCCGGGCTACTACGAGCTCTACCAGAAGGCGATCGAGGACTATGCCATCGAGTGCGCCATCTCGAAGGTGTTCTGCAGCGAGGTGCTCGCCGGCGTGGTGGACGAGGTGGTCCAGATCCACGGCGGCTACGGCTTCACCCAGGAGTACGCGGCGGAGCGCTTCTACCGCGACGAGCGGATCAACCGGATCTTCGAGGGCACGAACGAGATCAACCGGCTCCTCGTCCCCGGGACGCTGCTCCGGCGCGCCATGAAGGGCGAGATCCCGCTGCAGCGCGAGGTGATGAAGGCGGTCGAGTCGCTCCTCTCGCCCTCCTACGAGGAGGTGGACGCCGCGGTGCCGTTCGCGGTCGAGCGGGCGGCGCTCGGGCACCTCAAGAAGGCGTTCCTGGTGGTGGCCGGCGCGGCGGTGCAGAGGTACCGGGGCGGCCTCAAGGACGAGCAGGAGGTGCTGCTCGCGCTCGCCGACGTGGCCATCGAGATCTTCGCGCTCGAGAGCGCGCTCCTGCGGGCCGAGAAGGGCGCGGCCCTGCCGGAGCGGCGGCGGGCGGTGATGGCCGCCGCGGTGAAGGTCTTCGCCTTCGGGGCGGTGGAGCGGATCGGCACCGCCGCCCGCAAGGCCGCCTTCTGCTGCGCCGAGGGCGACGAGCTCACCATGCTCCTCGCCGGCGTGCGCCGGTTCACCAAGTACGACGCCTCCGGGCTGCTCCAGGCGCAGCGGCTCCTCGCCGACGCGGTGCTGGAGGGCGAGAAGTATCCCTGCTGAGGCGCGGGCCGCGCGGCGCCGCGCCCCTCACCGGTTCATCATCGTCCCGGCGTCCATCATGACGCCCCCGTCCGGCACGCCGCCGTCCATCATCGTGCCGCCGTCCATCGTCACGCCGCCGTCCGCCCCCGGGCCGCCGCCCATCATGCCGCCGTCGCCCATCATCCCGCCGTCCAGGGTCCAGCCGCCGTCCATCCACCAGCCGCCGTCGGGCGGCTGCCAGGCGCCGCCGGCGTAGGTGCAGCCGGGCATCGGCTCGTCGAAGCGCATCATGCCGCCGTCCGGCAGGCTCCAGCCGCCGTCGGTGTAGCCGGCCATCCAGCCGGCGTCGGCGCCCATCATGCCGCCGCCGCTCATCATCCCGCCCGCCCGCAGCTCCATGTGGCTCGTGAACTGCTGCATGGCCTGGACGTGCCGCTCCATCTCCTGCTGGTTCGCGGCCATGTCCCCGCTGGTGCAGGCCACCGCCTGGTGATGGGCCATCTCGTCCGCCATCGCCTGGGTGCCGCACGACAGGTCGGCGGAGGCGGGCGTGCCCGCGCCGCGCAGGTAGTCGTCCATCCGGGTGGACATGCCCGGGAGCTGGCCCATGAGCGGCTGCATCCGCTGGAGGTACTGCTGCAGCGCCGCCTGGCACTGGGCCGGGGTGGTGGCGCTGGCGACCGCCTGCTGGTACTGGGTCACGGCCGCGGCGGCCGAGGTGGCGGTCTGATCCACCGTGGCGGCGTCGGCGAGGCTGGTGCCGCTGCCGCTCGACGACGAGGAGCAGGCGACCCACGCCGCGCCGAGCAGGCAGGCGAGGGCCAGGGCGATCGTCTTCCTTCCGTGGATCTCGGGCATGATCGTTGGAGCCCGGACCGCGGCGCGGGGTTTCGGCGGCGGTCCGGTCCGGCGGGGCGTCCCGGGAGAGGCTAGCCCCGGCGTCTCCCGAGCAGCTCGGACAGCATCCGCAGCGGACCCAGCTCGGCGCGGGCCTCGCGCAGGAGGTTGTCGAGCATGGCGAGCCCGGTGCGCGCGAGGGCCACGAGCTGCTCGAGCCGCTCCAGCTTGAACTTCGCGGCGGCCCGGATGGCGGGGTCCTGGTCCACCCGCGCCGCCTTCACCTCGCGCAGCGCGCGGTCGAAGGCCGCGAGGGCCTCCTCCACCGCCTTGTGCTCGCGCTCGGCGAGCACGCGCCGGACCATCTTCCAGACGTCGGTCTCGGCCTCGTAGTGCTCCTTGCGGTCGCCGGGCACGTCCACGGGGCGCACCACCCCCCAGCGGCGCAGCTCGGCGAGGCTCATGGAGAGGAGGCCGGTGGAGATCTGGAGCCGGTCGCAGAGCTCCGGCGCCGCGAGCGGCTTCTCCGAGAGGAAGAGCACCGCCCAGATCCGTCCGAGCTGCCGGCGGAAGCCCCAGAGCTCCATGAGCGAGCCGACGGCGTCCGCCACCGCCAGCTCGGCGCGGGCGAAGGGGCGGGGGGAACCGGGGTCGGCGAGGGCGGGGCTCATCGCGGCTCTCAGGCGCGCAGGGCGAGGTCGGCGAGGGCCGCGGCCGCGAACGCCACCGACGCGAAGGCGTTGTAGTTG from Anaeromyxobacter paludicola harbors:
- a CDS encoding cation:proton antiporter; the encoded protein is MIQRRWLRFSSAAKLLVTALASLLPALAAASTAHAPSPVQDAPAMVIRTTLAVLFLVGLAYLGGHPRVRAWEERWRVAHVVTAGFPFVLLGLAARHPAVGVVTAPVLAQLGTLFGFALGWIGLVAGFRFDPRLLGGLPPGVAGIVGLATSIPCACVALLTGLALLSISGVPAHLPTLARDALILGTAGAMTAKTGARLLGAAESAGLVSRIARIEELVGVLGLAAVAAYFRPQAGGWQLPGTAWLLLTVGLGAAAGLLMYAMLSTARSRPELVVLTLGSVSFAAGVAGCLRLSPIGVTFLAGALLANFPGVHRAALGAALRRLERPVYLLSLFAIGALWDPSDWRGWVVMPVFMAARLIGKRLGANAAAAWGGLRLGPREREALAVAPMGPLAIAIVVNAHLLYPDLASSLIAPAVVGGGILTEVVVQLVTRGKLSTMEREAGAVGRIAAPRPAASAAGSREAIG
- a CDS encoding cation:proton antiporter, which translates into the protein MNALLLVALGGLMHAARSFGPAGPEGGASTLLAFGYVLVTAFFAGRLFGQLRLPRLTGYIVAGVVAGPMGLGLLSREMVGSLDVVNGIAVSMIALTAGSELELRAIRPLLRSIRWIALLGVLGTAALLSAAVWLLRSLLPFMAHLAPAQAAAVSLVLGVVTVAQSPAVVVALRDELRADGPVARTALGVVVLADLMVIVLFAVTSTVAKATFGAGADAAHTAATLAWEILGSLGAGALVGVVLATYLRKVAGGAPLFVFLTTVVVSEIGRRLHFDPLLVALAAGMLVRNATQVAEVLHRELQPSSLPVSIVFFAVAGASLHLDVLATAWVPAGVIVLVRAAGLLSGARAGARLARAPATVVRYAGFGLLPQAGLALALSTLFAKTFPEFGAAASALTLGVVALNELLAPAVYRAALVRAGEAGQGESPAPAAEAPALELLRH
- the prpR gene encoding propionate catabolism operon regulatory protein PrpR, with translation MRQDLDRKPIVWAFSTSRLRHVFESVAPTYADRADVRVFHSGFEEALATARELTESGEEVDAFIAAGANAAYLRDHAAVPVSFVRATTLDALEALARARRLSPRVGVVNFRKVVPGLDQARQFLTGLELEQRPYLTLEEARAAVADLAARGFEVVVGTGPVCDLAERAGLQAVLLYSQDSVAEAISRAVEIARIARAEELKRERLQAILAHLEEAVLAVDLDERIRALNPAMERLLDRSARELEGQRLSEVAPALGATRVLETGAAELDGVARLGARTLVVHRRPLRERGQLSGAVLTCQDATSVQRLDRTVRAQHRPSRFVARHRLDGLVGGSPAIARVRALAARYARTDATVLITGESGTGKEVVAQGIHNASTRRDHPFVAINCAAFPETLLEGELFGHEEGAFTGARRGGRPGLFESAHRGTLFLDEVGDVPLTLQTRLLRVLQERQVLRLGGNEPTPIDVRVIAATHRDLPRAVEAGQFRGDLYYRLAILPLHLPPLRERGDDAAAIAGELLTRALLRHGVPAAQPRALSLLLPLLGRHAWPGNVRELENVVERVAVLFADRDPSARVNEEELRAVLPELHGAAAPSPALATAAAATPAAPAPPVDLRRAREEQERSLIRRTVAECGGNQAEAARRLGIGRSTLWRKLNGER
- a CDS encoding acyl-CoA dehydrogenase family protein; translation: MDLDLSPEQKAIQAAARELAQAELEPVAGLLDREFDRRTFVGNLGKLAAQGFMGMNVRRRYGGAEAGTVALSLVLTELGRACAATAASVSVTNMVAEVIQAVGSEEQKATYLPRISSGEYPAASFALTEAGAGSDPAGMVTQAVADGDAFVLDGEKRFITNAPYAGVFVVWAVTDRAAPKGKGISCFLVEAGTRGLVVGRQEDKMGQRASATNEVRLERCRVPRGALLGRLNDGFRVAVAELAGGRIGVGSLALGIGLAAMDYATRYASERVQFGEPVTTFEGVQWMLADAYTELEAARLLLASAAFQKERGRPYAKAASMAKLFATEAAERACRSAVQLMGGQGYLRDHPVERYARDVRVTSIYEGTNEIQRLIVAREILKELVRP
- a CDS encoding 3-hydroxyacyl-CoA dehydrogenase/enoyl-CoA hydratase family protein, coding for MRPFSKVAVLGSGVMGGGIAAHLANAGARVLLLDLTAAQAQAGLDAAKAAKPAAFFTGAEAALVEVGGFDEDLPRLAGCDWVIEVVLEDLSVKQRLFERVAPHLSADAVLSSNTSGLSVEAMARALPADLRRRFLVTHFFNPPRYLRLVEVVPCADTDPEVVARVEAFLERRLGKGVVRAKDTPNFVANRIGVFALCNVVKHVLELGLTVEEADAAAGPATARPRSAAFRTADLVGLDTLLHVADNSHAVLQQDEEREVFRLPDFLREMVKQGLRGNKSKAGFYKKEKGEGGATTERYFDFRAGRYEPVRRPRFASVEATKGIDDPAARLRAVLAGDDPAAELAWRNLRDTLLYAFRRVPEIADDVSAVDRAMRWGFNWELGPFEMLDAIGVARFRERARKDGSAIPARLDEVERFYRVEGGRREVLDLATGAFREVPRPEGRIDLALVKAGGVVERNPGASVLDLGDGVFGLEFHSKMNAIGNDTLAMVHKALARAEREGQALVIANQGAAFSAGANLALLAMAIVEGEWDEIALTVQRFQRATMALALAQVPVVAAPHQLALGGGCEVCLHATAMNPHSETYMGLVEVGVGLLPAGGGTKELALRAIRLAEQWETDVSPFLFKSFKQIATARVSTSAAELRDMGYLRPGDAVTMNADDLVADAKRKALALAANFRPRALATGLAAPGRGVAASLASQLWNLRMGGFITAYEEHLGKTIARVITGGDVPAGTPITEEWLLEQEREAFVSLCGEKRTLERIQHMLKKGKPLRN
- a CDS encoding acetyl-CoA C-acyltransferase — translated: MKSAYVLAACRTPGTKAKKGKLRHVRPDDLAAAAVKAVMERAGVDPLEIDDVILGCAFPEGEQGMNLARVAALRAGLPYQVPAQTVNRFCSSGLQSIASAAERIMAGFADCIVAGGAESMSLVPMGGNKFSANPALVASWPESFAAMGITAELVAERHGVSRQDQDAFAAESHRRAAAAQASGAFGDELVPVEAESAAVVGGKLERAVERVEADDGVRPDTTPEGLAKLKPAFKVDGTVTAGNASQMTDGAAAVLVVSEDFLRRTGREPLARFLSFAVKGVPPEVMGIGPVEAIPAALRLAGVSQDALGRIELNEAFAAQALACVRALGLDPARVNPSGGAIALGHPLGCTGAKLTATLLHGMRRAGERYGMVSMCIGGGMGAAAVFERA